The Candidatus Margulisiibacteriota bacterium region TTTGGTCAACAGCGGCAACACGATCATTGTCGTGGAGCACAATCTCGACGTGATAAAATCCGCAGACCATATTATCGATCTCGGGCCGGACGGCGGCGAAGCCGGCGGCGAGATAATCGCGGAAGGCGCTCCGGAAGAAGTGGCCAAAAACCCGCGGTCGTATACGGGACAATTTTTAAAAAAAATTCTTTGATTTTATAAACAATTCAGCAGTATTTTATTCGTAATCGTTTTTTGTTTATTTAAATACGCCTCGGTCAGGGCGTTAAAACAGAGGTTATTGACTTCACGGGCAATACCGGAAGTCGCAATGTGAATGACCGGATATGTGTCCGGCTCAAACAAAGTATTTGGGTCGCCGCCAGCAATGCGGACGCGGAAACGGATATATTCTTTCATCTCGGCCAGGCCAAAGGGCAGCAGCTCTTCCTGCACATACATGCGGTTGCGCAGGGAATTATAGCTCTCGTGTTTGATGCGGCGCAGAAAAATCTCCTCGGTAAAAAGCAGAATGGATACCAGTTTCATTTCCGGCAGCTCGATATTGGAGATCGTGCGCAGGATATGCAGCGACGACGCCTCGAGAAAATGCGCTTCGTCGATCATGATGACCAGCCGCTTGCCCTGCTGATACAAGCCGATCACATAATCCTGCAAAAGGCGGATCATGTCGTAAGTCTGCGCGGCGTTTTTTAGTTTGTGCCCCAATTCCAGTTCCAGCAAAATTTCTTTCAAAAGCGCGGACTTGGTCATACCGGGCGACACCAGCACCACGATAGTCTGATATTTTTTCTGATCAAGATTCATCAGCAGCAGCTGCGTGATCAGCGTCTTGCCGCTGCCGGACTGCCCGCAAACCATAGCCAGCGAAATATTCTGCTCAACGCTCATTTTCATTTTCTGGTAAATATCCCAATGCTCTTTGGATTTGTAGAAATAGCGCAGATTTTCCGAGTCGCCGAACGGGTTTTCCGCACAGCCGAAATAATGCAGCAGATCGAGCGTGCTCAAACTCTCTTTGTCCAGCGCGGCAGCCGCAGCTTTGCCTTGCTGTTCTTTCTGTTTATCCGTGGAAATGAATATATCGGCAAAATCTTCCAGCGATGAATTAACCATAACAAACCTCCATAAACTGTTAATAGATTAACGTTTATCCGCCCCTGCTGTCAATAGAAGTTAATTAAAGGTTAACTATTTAAAGCAGGTATATTTTAAAAGAAAGTGGGTATACATAAGTATCAAACGATCGTGAAAGGCGGTAGATTGTTATGGAGAATTGCCAAAGCTACGTAAAGTTTTTGAGGGCGCTGGCCAGCGAGGAAAGGCTGGCTATCCTTGAAGACCTTGAGCAAAACGGCGAGATCAACGCCAGCAAGGTGGAAAACAAATTCTTTATGGAACAGTCCACGGCGTCGCATCATCTCAATGTGCTGTATAAAGCGGGGATTATCGAGCCGCGCAAAACTGGCCGCAATATTTACTATAGTCTCAATAAAAACTCGCTGCAAAATTTTTACGGTGATTTTTTGCGGGCGCTGGAGCAGAAAAGAGCGCAAAAAGCCGCGGACGGCGCGGCCAGTCCGGCGGTCAATTAAAAAACCCACGGCGGCGTTTTTAGAAAACCTTGCGAACCATTATTCACAAGGTGGGTTGGTCATCCTGCCTTACGGCAAAATGTATGTACTCCAGCGAATTCAGCTCTAGCCGAGCGAGAATTTCACATTGAAGTCCCCGATATTTTTCTAGGTTCAGCGGTTTAGAAAATAAACACGCGCGCCGCAGGCAAATACATTATACCACGACGGCAATTCAATATTTTTTAAAAATCCTGAAAAAATCCGCGACGGACATTTCCAGCCCGCGAATAATTTTGAGCAGCGTGCTCAAGCGCGGATCGGCCTGGTTTTTTTCGACGCGCAGCAGCACCGGCTCTTTCATGCCGGAGCGCAGGGCCAGTTGGCAGACACTGAGCTTACGGGACTTACGGAGTTTGGTTATATACTTGCCAACATCTTTAGGTTCGTACTGCAGGTCAAACTCCTGCTTAAAACTCTCGCCGAAAGTTGACATGCGTTAATAATATGCTATGATACTTATTAGTTAGTACTAATTAGTATTAAAAATACAACTTTTAAGGAGTATTTATGACTATAGCAACAGGTAAGCCAATGCTGGCCAGCGACATGCTCAATTTGGCTTTTTTTCCCAAAGGCGCTATTTTGATGTACGACGGCACAAGCTGGCAGGATAATGTCACTCTAAAGGGCTGGTACAAATGCGAGGGACAAACGGTGGATGGGTACGGCGTCCTGCCCGATCTGAAAAATCGTTTTATCATCGGCTATGACGCCACCAACACACCGCAGAGAAGCAAAGACAATAATTCCGTAACGGCCTCTGGCACGGGAGCTTTGAGCGCGGTCAATCTGCCCAAACACAGTCATCCGCTCAAGAATGAAAACATTACCATTACCGGCGGCGTACATCTGCACGGCTTCGGCGCCACCAATATTGCCACCAGCGGCGGCGCGCACAGCCATGCGGTTTCCACAAATTCCACCACCAAAACACTCACTGGCAATTTAGCCATTTCCACTTACTATACTTCAGCAACCGGTGTTTTTAAAAAAGGAGTAAATACCGATGTTGCTAATTGGAACGCTAGTAGTGGAACTTATAGCACGCCTTCTTATGATATTGATGTTCAGCACGATCATGGCGGCGTTGCGTCCAATGAAAGTCCCGCCCACACGCATACGGTTAATTTATCCGGCACAAACACCAGCGAATCTACGTCCCATACGCATACACTCAACTTGAACGGGAAAGCGACAAGCGACACCGGCTCAGACAGTCCACCGCCATTTAATATTTCCGTGAATTTTGACAACCGCCCGAGTTACTACGCGCTGATCTATATTATCAAAGCAACCGCGGCCGGCAGCTAACTATTTGACAGATCATCTGATCGGCTTGAAATTCTGGCTCGCTTTGCCGGTCAGTGTGATGCGCAGATAGTTCAGAATATTGTGGCCGAGAAAATGCCAAACGCCTTCCGCCAGGATCCGGCGCGCGGAAGTCTTAACGCTCATTTTTTTGTCGTAGACCACTTTGCCGAGTTTGCGCACGCGCAAGCCCAGATCCACATCTTCCGCCGTGACCAGACCGGCGCGGAAACCGCCCACCGCGTCGTAAGCGGATTTACGGATGGCAAAATTTTGGCCGGAAATATTGTCGCGGCGCAAGAGACGGCAAAAATTCAAAAACACCGTGTTGTAGAAAAAAGCCGCCAGTCCCCGCAGGATAGGGCCGCCGTCGCGCAGGTAAACCGGGCCGTAAGCGCAAACTACTTTATCATTTTCAAAAATCTTGGCGATACGCTCGACCCACTCGCGGCTCGGCGCGGTGTCGGCGTCGGTGCAGGCGACGATCTCACCACTCGTCGCGGCAAAACCTTCCGCCCTGGCCAGCGCAATGCCTTTGCTGACCTGCTTAACCACTTTCCAGCCGGCGCTCTGGCAGAGCTGCGGCGTACCGTCCGAGCTGGCGTCGATCGCCACCACTTCAAAATCTTTGTAAGACTGCGCCCGCACTGCGTCGAGGCAGGGCTGCAGATATTTTTCTTCGTTCATTGTCGGGACAACCACAGATACTTTAAGCATATAAAACCTCCTTAAACTAGAAGAGCCGCCCGGAAACTTCCAAGCGGCTCTCGAGACCTTAAAAACTTATTTTCTTTTCTTCGCGGTCTTTTTCTTGGCGACTTTTTTATTCGCCGGTTTCTTCGCTTTTTTCTTTGCTACCATTCTGACACCCCCTCCGTTCTTTTTTTTACAACGACTGAAATTTTCTCAGCCGCCTACAAACATTTCGCGGAGAAAAATTTTTATTTCTCCGGCGTCACATAACTTACTACTTAACTACTAATGTAATACAAATCATAAGCAGAAGTCAACCTCTGCTGAACACTTTTTATTTTTTTTGCGAACACACCGCGTCACTTCACCACAAGAATATTATTTGATTCGGCGCTCCAGTTGCCGTCGACGATAAATTTATACTCGTACTGGCCGGGATTTAATTCGATCGCAGTCGCCCACTGGCCGTCTTTATTTTTTTGCAGCGGCAACGGCTGCCAGTCGCTGAAAACTCCAGCGACTTGCACATCCTGAGCTTCGCCGCGGTAAGCGAGATTGATCGCGCGCACCAGCTGGCGGCGCACTTCGGTTTTGTTGGCCGTGCGCAGAGAACGCAGCCGCGCGGTGCGCGCCGGACGTGTCCAATCAATTATTTCCTGCGTCAGATTGAGATAATCGCGGAACGCCACGCCGCAGCGTTTGCTGCCCAGATCGACCACTGAGCGACCCTGCCGCTGCGAAACATTAAATTTTATGGAACGGCGGATCTTTTGTTTGAATAAACTTTCCACGGAGGTGATCTTTTGCAAATCCTCTTGAAAATCTTTATTGAAAGTCGATTTGTTATCGTAAAAAGTGATCACGTGTTTGATGTTTAATTCATGCTGCGCTTTGTTTTTCAGCATGGCCGCTGTTTCCTGCAGTTTTTGCAGGCCGGACAACGCGTAAAAACCGGAGTCGATCGGCACGATCACATGCGAGGAAGCCAGCAGCGCGTTGACGGTCAGCAAACCCAGGCTAGGCGGACAATCAATGATGATGTAATCGTATTGATTTTTGACTTTACCAAGCGCTTTGGCCAACCGCGACTCGCGCCAGGCCTTGCCGGCCATTGACTGTTCAAAAGTGGAGAGCAAAACATTGGCGGGCAGCAGCGTCAGGCGATCAGCCACGGACACCGCCGCGATAGACAGCGGCACTTCCGGCTCACGCGCATCGATCACATCAAACACCGTGCGCGCAAAAGAATCCGGCTGGAAGCCCAGTCCCAGAGTGGAGTGTCCCTGCGGGTCCATATCGACCAGCAGCACACGGTAGCCGCGCCGCGCTAAACTTGTGGAAACATTGACCGTTGTAGTGGTTTTACCGCAGCCACCTTTTTGATTGATGACGGAAATAACCGTCATAATTCCCCCCAACTATATATTATATAGAGTATATCAAAGGAAAATAGCGCTGACAACGGCTTGTTCCATTGCCGGTGATATTTTGTGTTAAAATACCCCCTATGTTATTCGTCGACGAAATAAAATCCGCGTTCAAATATGATCCGGCCTGCCGCTGGTGGGAGGTCTGGCTGTATCACGGTTTGTGGGCAATTTGGGTGCATAAATTTTTGCATCCGCTGTACATCTGCCGCCTGCCGATCATCCCGCGGCTCGGCTCGCAAATCATGCGCGCGCTGACCGGCATCGAGATACACCCGGGCGCGAAAATCGGCCGCGGAGTTTTTATCGATCATGGCAGCGGCGTGGTCATCGGCGAGACCGCGGAAGTCGGCGACAATTGCCTGATCTATCACGGCGTCACGCTCGGCGGCACCAGCACCAAACGGGTCAAGCGTCATCCGGCTGTCGGCGCGAATACGATCATCGGCTGCGGCGCCAAGATCATCGGTAATATCCGCATCGGCCAAAACTGCAAGATCGGCGTGAACGCTATTGTGCTGAAAGACGTGCCGGACAATTCCACCGTGGTCAGCATGGCCGCGCGCGTGCTCAGGCAGAACGGCGAAAAAGTCGACAACGACTGGGGCGCGCTGCCCGATCCGGTCGAGGACACGATCGTGCATTTGATCCACCGTATCGTAACGCTGGAAGAAAAATTAAAGAAATTCGAGTCTAAATAATGCAGGTCTATAATACTTTAAGCCGCCAAAAAGAAGAGTTTGCGCCGCTCAAACCAAACGAAGTAAACATGTATGTCTGCGGCGTAACGGTTTACGATTATTGTCATCTCGGCCATGCGCGCGCGTATATCGTTTTTGACATGATCCGCCGCTATCTTTTGCACAAGGGCTACCGGGTGAATTACATTCAAAATTTCACGGACATTGACG contains the following coding sequences:
- a CDS encoding serine O-acetyltransferase; the protein is MLFVDEIKSAFKYDPACRWWEVWLYHGLWAIWVHKFLHPLYICRLPIIPRLGSQIMRALTGIEIHPGAKIGRGVFIDHGSGVVIGETAEVGDNCLIYHGVTLGGTSTKRVKRHPAVGANTIIGCGAKIIGNIRIGQNCKIGVNAIVLKDVPDNSTVVSMAARVLRQNGEKVDNDWGALPDPVEDTIVHLIHRIVTLEEKLKKFESK
- a CDS encoding ArsR family transcriptional regulator, producing the protein MENCQSYVKFLRALASEERLAILEDLEQNGEINASKVENKFFMEQSTASHHLNVLYKAGIIEPRKTGRNIYYSLNKNSLQNFYGDFLRALEQKRAQKAADGAASPAVN
- a CDS encoding AAA family ATPase, with amino-acid sequence MVNSSLEDFADIFISTDKQKEQQGKAAAAALDKESLSTLDLLHYFGCAENPFGDSENLRYFYKSKEHWDIYQKMKMSVEQNISLAMVCGQSGSGKTLITQLLLMNLDQKKYQTIVVLVSPGMTKSALLKEILLELELGHKLKNAAQTYDMIRLLQDYVIGLYQQGKRLVIMIDEAHFLEASSLHILRTISNIELPEMKLVSILLFTEEIFLRRIKHESYNSLRNRMYVQEELLPFGLAEMKEYIRFRVRIAGGDPNTLFEPDTYPVIHIATSGIAREVNNLCFNALTEAYLNKQKTITNKILLNCL
- a CDS encoding glycosyltransferase, giving the protein MLKVSVVVPTMNEEKYLQPCLDAVRAQSYKDFEVVAIDASSDGTPQLCQSAGWKVVKQVSKGIALARAEGFAATSGEIVACTDADTAPSREWVERIAKIFENDKVVCAYGPVYLRDGGPILRGLAAFFYNTVFLNFCRLLRRDNISGQNFAIRKSAYDAVGGFRAGLVTAEDVDLGLRVRKLGKVVYDKKMSVKTSARRILAEGVWHFLGHNILNYLRITLTGKASQNFKPIR
- a CDS encoding AAA family ATPase, with amino-acid sequence MTVISVINQKGGCGKTTTTVNVSTSLARRGYRVLLVDMDPQGHSTLGLGFQPDSFARTVFDVIDAREPEVPLSIAAVSVADRLTLLPANVLLSTFEQSMAGKAWRESRLAKALGKVKNQYDYIIIDCPPSLGLLTVNALLASSHVIVPIDSGFYALSGLQKLQETAAMLKNKAQHELNIKHVITFYDNKSTFNKDFQEDLQKITSVESLFKQKIRRSIKFNVSQRQGRSVVDLGSKRCGVAFRDYLNLTQEIIDWTRPARTARLRSLRTANKTEVRRQLVRAINLAYRGEAQDVQVAGVFSDWQPLPLQKNKDGQWATAIELNPGQYEYKFIVDGNWSAESNNILVVK
- a CDS encoding helix-turn-helix domain-containing protein yields the protein MSTFGESFKQEFDLQYEPKDVGKYITKLRKSRKLSVCQLALRSGMKEPVLLRVEKNQADPRLSTLLKIIRGLEMSVADFFRIFKKY